One stretch of Microvirga lotononidis DNA includes these proteins:
- a CDS encoding ABC transporter ATP-binding protein → MKADVSSSGPPLVELQGISKRYGDVLANDGINLAIQPGEIHALLGENGAGKSTLVKILYGVIEPSAGEIRWEGRPVTIGSPVEARNLGLGMVFQHFSLFDELTVAENIAVALSNEWSLSTVRSKLGEISRTYGLALDSDRAVWTLSAGERQRIEIVRCLLQNPRLLILDEPTSVLTPQEAEHLFTTLDRLSAEGCAILYISHKLEEVRRLCRSATILRAGRVVATIDPRARSAREIAALMVGNEVGEVRTDAPHHVLGEMLRVSHLSIPPAGLHGQALRDIGLVARAGEVVGIAGVAGNGQSELFAALSGERLADRPDAIVIAGQASGTMGIDARRRLGAAFVPEERLGHAAAPTHRLSENTLISHAATEVSRSGFILLNAAKRLARSIIQSFDVRTPEGDPQARKLSGGNLQKFVIGREIIRKPKLIIVDQPTWGVDAGAARLIRQALVDLAREGSAVVVVSQDLDELFEVADRMAVIHQGQLSPLKPVGEWTKEAIGLEMLGVAQAQGGAHAL, encoded by the coding sequence GTGAAGGCAGACGTATCATCATCGGGGCCACCCCTCGTCGAACTTCAAGGGATCAGCAAGCGCTATGGCGACGTTCTCGCCAATGACGGGATCAATCTGGCCATCCAGCCGGGCGAGATCCACGCCCTGCTGGGCGAGAACGGCGCGGGGAAATCCACGCTGGTCAAGATCCTCTACGGTGTGATCGAGCCGAGTGCCGGCGAGATCCGCTGGGAGGGCCGCCCGGTCACCATCGGCTCCCCGGTCGAGGCACGCAATCTCGGCCTCGGCATGGTGTTCCAGCATTTTTCGCTGTTCGACGAGCTGACCGTGGCGGAGAACATCGCCGTAGCGTTGTCGAACGAGTGGAGCCTGTCCACCGTCCGCAGCAAGCTCGGCGAGATCAGCCGGACCTACGGGCTGGCGCTCGATTCCGACCGGGCGGTCTGGACCCTGTCGGCCGGCGAGCGTCAGCGCATCGAGATCGTCCGCTGCCTGCTCCAGAATCCCAGGCTTCTGATCCTGGACGAGCCGACCTCGGTTCTGACTCCGCAGGAGGCCGAGCATCTCTTCACCACCCTGGACCGCCTCTCGGCCGAGGGCTGCGCCATCCTCTACATCTCGCACAAGCTGGAGGAGGTGCGTCGCCTCTGCCGCAGCGCCACGATCCTGCGGGCCGGACGGGTGGTCGCCACCATCGATCCCCGGGCCAGGAGCGCCCGCGAGATCGCCGCATTGATGGTCGGAAACGAAGTCGGCGAAGTGCGCACCGACGCGCCGCACCATGTGCTGGGCGAGATGCTCAGGGTCTCGCATCTGTCGATCCCGCCTGCCGGTCTCCACGGTCAGGCCCTGCGCGACATCGGCCTCGTGGCGCGGGCCGGGGAGGTCGTGGGGATCGCCGGCGTCGCGGGCAACGGGCAGAGCGAATTGTTCGCCGCTTTGTCGGGTGAGCGCCTAGCCGACCGGCCGGATGCCATCGTCATCGCCGGACAGGCCTCGGGGACCATGGGCATCGATGCCCGCCGCCGTCTGGGCGCGGCCTTCGTGCCGGAGGAGCGCCTGGGCCACGCGGCGGCTCCGACCCATCGCCTGAGCGAGAACACCCTGATTTCCCATGCGGCAACGGAAGTGAGCCGCTCCGGGTTCATCCTGCTGAATGCCGCCAAGCGGCTTGCCCGCTCCATCATCCAGAGCTTCGACGTGCGCACGCCCGAGGGCGATCCCCAGGCTCGAAAGCTGTCCGGGGGCAATCTGCAGAAGTTCGTCATCGGCCGCGAGATCATCCGCAAGCCGAAGCTCATCATCGTCGATCAGCCGACCTGGGGCGTCGATGCGGGAGCGGCGCGGCTCATCCGTCAGGCGCTCGTCGATCTCGCCCGCGAGGGCAGCGCCGTCGTGGTCGTCAGCCAGGATCTCGACGAGTTGTTCGAAGTGGCCGACCGGATGGCCGTCATCCACCAGGGGCAGCTGAGCCCGCTGAAGCCCGTCGGCGAATGGACAAAGGAAGCCATCGGCTTGGAAATGCTTGGTGTCGCACAAGCCCAGGGGGGCGCTCATGCGCTTTGA
- the mfd gene encoding transcription-repair coupling factor, with amino-acid sequence MKPALTRALDALKKGQSLTLSSVPDGFDALAVADLARGLSGQVEGPAVLVHVARDGQRQQNFANSLAFIAPEVEILTFPAWDCQPYDRVSPNAAITAQRMTTLARLARSKTSEDKPRILSTTVNALVQRVPPKARIAAETFSAAPGNVVDTTQLINWLESNGFLRTGTVRDTGEYAVRGGIIDLFPAGLPNPVRLDFFGDALESIRAFDPETQRTVGTLRALDLVPMSEVQLTTESIKRFRQSYVAAFGAPTRDDRLYEAISEGRRYPGLEHWMPLFHDHLDTLFDYLPGIPVVFDTLADDAAAERLAQVKDYYDARRETMGQNQPGVAPYRPLPPDALYFKPEEWSERTAKLPLARLTPFAMPESSGRLVIDCEARQGRNFIAERADENANVFEAVVRHIRELQSAKKRVMLGAWTEGSRERLCHVLQDHDLRQTKPISRFSDAMAYPRNEIPVGIWPLESGFETSDLAVISEQDILGDRLVRQKRKSKRPQDFLTEVAALTPGDLVVHVDHGIGRFEGLKTIEAAGAPHDCLELHYAGGDRLFLPVENIELLTRYGSEETEVQLDKLGGGAWQARKARMKQRIREMAGALMKIAAARILKEAPRLTPPEGLYDEFAARFPYDETEDQLNAIEAVLDDMASGRPMDRLVCGDVGFGKTEVALRAAFVAAMSGKQVAVVVPTTLLARQHYRTFCDRFRGLPLNVAQASRFVPAAEMKKTKEGLTDGSVDIVIGTHTVLGKTIKFKDLGLIIVDEEQHFGVSHKERLKELRAEVHVLTLSATPIPRTLQLALTGVRELSLITTPPVDRLAVRTFITPFDPLLIREALLRERYRGGQAFYVVPRLDDLGDVKAFLDKEVPEAKVAVAHGQMAAGQLEDVMTAFYEGKYDILLSTTIVESGLDIPTANTLIVHRADMFGLSQLYQLRGRVGRSKTRAYALFSVPANKTLTVQAERRLKVLQTLDTLGAGFQLASHDLDIRGAGNLLGEEQSGHIKEVGYELYQQMLEEAVAQLKAGIEEPAEDQWSPTIAVGAPVMIPESYIADLQLRLGLYRRLSTFETDQEIDAFRAELVDRFGPVPSEVDQLLKIMAIKVLCRRANVEKVDGGPKGIIISFRDNSFANPTGLISYVTEQASFAKVRPDMKIVFVRDTETPDERIKAATTILRSLVRIAEKKAA; translated from the coding sequence ATGAAGCCAGCCCTGACCCGTGCTCTCGACGCCCTGAAGAAGGGGCAAAGCCTGACGCTGTCCAGCGTGCCGGACGGCTTCGACGCGCTTGCCGTCGCCGATCTCGCGCGCGGCCTGTCGGGGCAGGTGGAGGGGCCGGCGGTCCTGGTCCATGTGGCCCGGGACGGGCAGAGGCAGCAGAACTTCGCCAACAGCCTCGCCTTCATCGCCCCGGAGGTCGAGATCCTGACCTTCCCGGCCTGGGACTGCCAGCCCTATGACCGGGTGTCGCCCAATGCGGCGATCACGGCGCAGCGGATGACGACCCTCGCCCGCCTTGCCCGCTCGAAAACCTCCGAGGACAAGCCGCGCATCCTCTCGACCACGGTGAATGCCCTGGTGCAGCGCGTGCCTCCGAAGGCACGCATTGCGGCCGAGACCTTCTCGGCAGCGCCCGGCAACGTGGTCGACACGACGCAGCTCATCAACTGGCTCGAGTCGAATGGCTTCCTGCGCACCGGCACCGTGCGCGACACGGGTGAATACGCGGTCCGGGGCGGCATCATCGATCTCTTCCCGGCCGGGCTTCCCAATCCGGTGCGCCTGGACTTCTTCGGCGACGCCCTGGAATCGATCCGCGCCTTCGACCCGGAGACCCAGCGCACGGTCGGCACCCTGCGGGCCCTCGATCTCGTGCCCATGAGCGAGGTTCAGCTCACCACCGAGAGCATCAAGCGATTCCGGCAATCCTATGTGGCGGCCTTCGGCGCGCCGACCCGGGACGACCGGCTCTACGAGGCGATCAGCGAAGGACGGCGCTATCCGGGCCTCGAGCATTGGATGCCCCTGTTCCACGACCACCTCGACACCCTGTTCGACTACCTGCCGGGCATCCCGGTGGTGTTCGACACCCTGGCCGACGATGCCGCCGCCGAGCGCCTGGCCCAGGTGAAGGATTATTACGACGCCCGCCGCGAAACCATGGGGCAGAACCAGCCCGGCGTCGCGCCCTATCGCCCGCTGCCGCCGGACGCGCTGTACTTCAAGCCGGAGGAATGGTCCGAGCGCACCGCCAAGCTGCCGCTCGCCCGGCTGACGCCCTTCGCCATGCCCGAATCGTCCGGTCGCCTCGTGATCGATTGCGAGGCCCGGCAGGGCCGCAACTTCATCGCCGAGCGCGCGGACGAGAACGCGAACGTGTTCGAGGCCGTGGTGCGGCACATCCGCGAGCTGCAGTCGGCCAAGAAGCGGGTCATGCTCGGCGCGTGGACCGAGGGCTCCCGCGAGCGCCTCTGCCACGTGCTTCAGGACCACGACCTGCGGCAGACGAAGCCCATTTCCCGGTTCTCCGACGCGATGGCCTATCCGCGCAACGAGATCCCGGTTGGCATCTGGCCGCTCGAATCGGGCTTCGAGACGTCGGACCTCGCGGTCATCAGCGAGCAGGACATCCTCGGCGACCGACTCGTGCGCCAGAAACGCAAGTCGAAGCGGCCGCAGGACTTCCTGACCGAAGTGGCGGCGCTCACGCCGGGCGACCTCGTGGTCCACGTGGATCACGGCATCGGGCGCTTCGAGGGCCTGAAGACCATCGAGGCGGCGGGAGCCCCGCATGATTGCCTCGAACTGCATTATGCCGGCGGCGACCGCCTGTTCCTGCCGGTGGAGAACATCGAGCTTCTGACCCGCTACGGGTCGGAGGAGACGGAAGTTCAACTCGACAAGCTCGGCGGCGGGGCCTGGCAGGCCCGCAAGGCGCGCATGAAGCAGCGCATCCGCGAGATGGCGGGCGCACTCATGAAGATCGCCGCCGCGCGCATCCTGAAGGAGGCCCCGCGCCTGACGCCGCCAGAAGGACTCTACGACGAATTCGCGGCCCGCTTCCCCTACGACGAGACCGAGGACCAGCTCAACGCCATCGAGGCGGTGCTGGACGATATGGCGTCTGGCCGCCCGATGGATCGCCTCGTCTGCGGCGACGTGGGCTTCGGCAAGACGGAGGTCGCGCTGCGCGCCGCCTTCGTGGCCGCGATGAGCGGCAAGCAGGTGGCCGTGGTGGTGCCGACGACGCTGCTCGCCCGCCAGCATTACCGCACCTTCTGCGACCGCTTCCGCGGCCTTCCGCTCAACGTGGCACAGGCCTCGCGCTTCGTGCCGGCCGCCGAGATGAAGAAGACGAAGGAGGGTCTGACCGACGGGTCGGTCGACATCGTCATCGGCACCCATACGGTGCTGGGCAAGACCATCAAGTTCAAGGATCTCGGCCTCATCATCGTCGACGAGGAGCAGCATTTCGGCGTTTCGCACAAGGAGCGCCTGAAGGAGCTGCGCGCCGAGGTGCACGTGCTGACCCTCTCGGCCACCCCGATCCCGCGCACCCTGCAGCTGGCGCTGACCGGCGTGCGCGAGCTGTCGCTGATCACGACGCCGCCCGTGGACCGCCTCGCGGTGCGCACCTTCATCACGCCGTTCGATCCGCTCCTGATCCGCGAGGCGCTGCTGCGCGAGCGTTACCGCGGCGGGCAGGCCTTCTACGTGGTGCCGCGCCTGGACGATCTCGGAGACGTGAAGGCCTTCCTGGACAAGGAGGTGCCGGAGGCGAAGGTGGCGGTGGCGCACGGCCAGATGGCGGCGGGCCAGCTCGAGGACGTCATGACGGCCTTCTACGAGGGCAAGTACGACATCCTGCTCTCCACCACCATCGTGGAATCGGGTCTCGACATTCCGACCGCCAACACGCTCATCGTCCATCGGGCCGACATGTTCGGCCTGTCGCAGCTCTATCAGCTGCGCGGCCGCGTCGGGCGCTCCAAGACCCGCGCCTATGCGCTGTTTTCCGTGCCGGCGAACAAGACCCTGACGGTCCAGGCCGAGCGGCGCCTGAAGGTGCTCCAGACCCTCGATACCCTGGGCGCGGGCTTCCAGCTCGCTTCCCACGACCTCGACATCCGAGGCGCGGGCAACCTGCTCGGCGAGGAGCAGTCCGGCCACATCAAGGAAGTCGGCTACGAGCTCTACCAGCAGATGCTGGAGGAGGCGGTGGCGCAACTGAAGGCCGGCATCGAGGAACCGGCGGAGGATCAATGGTCGCCCACCATCGCGGTTGGCGCACCGGTCATGATTCCGGAGAGCTACATCGCCGACCTGCAATTGCGGCTCGGGCTCTACCGCCGGCTCTCGACTTTCGAGACCGACCAGGAGATCGACGCCTTCCGGGCGGAGCTTGTGGACAGGTTCGGGCCGGTGCCGTCCGAGGTCGATCAGCTTCTCAAGATCATGGCGATCAAGGTGCTCTGCCGCCGTGCCAATGTGGAGAAGGTGGACGGCGGCCCGAAGGGCATCATCATTTCCTTCCGCGACAATTCCTTTGCCAACCCGACCGGGCTCATCTCCTATGTCACCGAGCAGGCATCCTTCGCGAAGGTGCGTCCCGACATGAAGATCGTGTTCGTCCGCGACACCGAGACCCCGGATGAGCGCATCAAGGCGGCGACCACGATCCTGCGCAGCCTCGTGCGCATCGCGGAGAAGAAGGCGGCGTAG
- a CDS encoding invasion associated locus B family protein — MSFATRFASLGGTRGLATALALLVSAPVLAQTAPAPKPAAPATRPAAPAQQPAQGGAQQQNAGPTVVQVKAEPSQPEWTKVCGKDQNTNTEICYTTRDFVSDQGQPVLALAVYDVKGQQPQKVVRFVMPLGLLLQPGLRFAVDQGQAIAGRYVMCLPNGCFAEAQVKDDFIAAIKKGTNLNVSVQNQMGRELTFAVPAAGFGKAFDGPPIDPKVLEEQQKKLQEELQKKSEEMRQRMLQSQGQGGAAAPGAAAPAAPAAPKP, encoded by the coding sequence ATGTCTTTCGCGACACGCTTCGCGAGCCTGGGGGGGACCCGTGGCCTGGCAACCGCCTTGGCTCTTCTGGTGAGCGCACCCGTTCTGGCTCAGACTGCCCCGGCGCCGAAGCCCGCCGCTCCGGCGACCCGTCCGGCCGCTCCGGCCCAGCAGCCCGCCCAGGGCGGCGCCCAGCAGCAGAATGCCGGCCCGACGGTCGTGCAGGTGAAGGCCGAGCCGTCCCAGCCGGAATGGACCAAGGTCTGCGGCAAGGACCAGAACACCAACACCGAGATCTGCTACACGACCCGCGACTTCGTGTCGGACCAGGGCCAGCCGGTTCTCGCTCTCGCCGTCTATGACGTGAAGGGCCAGCAGCCGCAGAAGGTCGTCCGCTTCGTAATGCCGCTCGGCCTGCTCCTGCAGCCCGGCCTGCGTTTCGCCGTCGACCAGGGCCAGGCGATCGCTGGCCGCTACGTCATGTGCCTGCCCAACGGCTGCTTCGCCGAGGCTCAGGTGAAGGACGACTTCATCGCTGCCATCAAGAAGGGCACCAACCTGAACGTCAGCGTCCAGAACCAGATGGGACGCGAGCTGACCTTCGCGGTTCCGGCGGCTGGCTTCGGCAAGGCCTTCGATGGCCCGCCGATCGACCCGAAGGTGCTCGAGGAGCAGCAGAAGAAGCTCCAGGAAGAGCTGCAGAAGAAGAGCGAGGAGATGCGCCAGCGCATGCTCCAGAGCCAGGGTCAGGGCGGCGCGGCCGCTCCCGGAGCCGCTGCTCCGGCCGCTCCGGCTGCTCCCAAGCCGTAA
- a CDS encoding AEC family transporter: protein MSDLIGLFNLLAPFFGLIGLGFFCGRVVKQPEAGLAWMQFFLIYVALPCLFYRLIADKPLDELANWPFIAATTVSTACAFLLSFATGWRYTKDLPQSVMQGVAGSYSNIGYMGPPLILAAIGAPASAPVVLIFVFDNLFLFSVVPLLMSMAGLDKLSLPATIRRIVWRVVTHPFNVATAVGIAASYLHVQLPGPAEQIVSWLSGAAAPCALFILGVTVALRPLRQMPGEVPALVFIKLILHPLLVWVVLSAVGDFGPAWTYAAMIMAALPPALNIFVISTQYNVGVERASACVLVGTLVSMVTLTGVLYLTTKTGALPYDLFP, encoded by the coding sequence ATGTCCGACCTGATCGGGCTGTTCAATCTTCTTGCCCCGTTCTTCGGCCTCATCGGGCTCGGCTTCTTCTGCGGCAGGGTCGTGAAGCAGCCCGAGGCGGGCCTCGCCTGGATGCAGTTCTTCCTCATCTACGTTGCGCTGCCCTGCCTGTTCTACCGGCTGATCGCCGACAAGCCCCTGGACGAGCTGGCCAACTGGCCGTTCATCGCGGCCACGACCGTCTCGACCGCCTGCGCGTTCCTGCTCTCGTTCGCGACAGGCTGGCGCTATACGAAGGACCTGCCGCAATCGGTCATGCAGGGCGTGGCCGGGTCCTATTCCAATATCGGCTATATGGGGCCGCCGCTGATCCTCGCGGCCATCGGCGCCCCGGCGAGCGCTCCGGTGGTCCTGATCTTCGTCTTCGACAACCTTTTCCTGTTCTCCGTGGTCCCGCTGCTGATGTCCATGGCGGGCCTCGACAAGCTCAGCCTGCCGGCGACGATCCGGCGGATCGTCTGGCGCGTGGTAACCCATCCCTTCAACGTCGCAACCGCGGTCGGCATCGCCGCAAGCTACCTGCACGTCCAGCTGCCCGGCCCCGCCGAGCAGATCGTCTCGTGGCTGTCCGGAGCGGCGGCGCCGTGTGCCCTGTTCATCCTCGGCGTGACGGTGGCCCTGCGTCCCCTGCGGCAGATGCCGGGCGAGGTTCCGGCCCTGGTCTTCATCAAGCTGATCCTCCACCCGCTCCTGGTCTGGGTGGTGCTCTCCGCCGTGGGCGATTTCGGCCCGGCCTGGACATACGCCGCCATGATCATGGCGGCGCTCCCGCCCGCCCTGAACATCTTCGTGATCTCGACCCAGTACAACGTGGGCGTGGAGCGCGCCTCGGCCTGCGTCCTCGTCGGAACCCTGGTGTCGATGGTCACCCTGACCGGCGTGCTCTACCTCACCACGAAGACGGGGGCTCTGCCTTACGACCTGTTTCCGTGA
- the hspQ gene encoding heat shock protein HspQ codes for MKASSAKFAIGQVVRHRVFDFRGLIFDVDPEFDNTEEWWLSIPEDVRPRKDQPFYHLFAENAETEYIAYVSEQNLLPDLSDEPLRNPMIAEMFTLDKNGSYKAKPILAH; via the coding sequence ATGAAAGCGAGTTCAGCAAAATTCGCGATCGGCCAAGTGGTTCGGCATCGGGTCTTCGATTTCAGGGGGCTCATCTTCGACGTCGACCCGGAATTCGACAACACCGAGGAATGGTGGCTGTCGATCCCCGAAGACGTCCGGCCCCGCAAGGACCAGCCGTTCTACCATCTCTTCGCCGAGAACGCGGAAACCGAGTACATCGCCTACGTTTCCGAGCAGAACCTCCTGCCCGACCTTTCCGATGAGCCTCTGCGCAATCCGATGATTGCCGAGATGTTCACCCTGGACAAGAACGGCAGCTACAAGGCTAAGCCGATTCTGGCGCACTGA
- a CDS encoding UbiH/UbiF family hydroxylase, which translates to MTENTYDIAVVGAGAVGLSAALAFARDGYETVLIGGLDVRRDGRTVALLNGSVRFLEALGVWPAVASVASPLEIMRIIDDTGSLFRPPPASFRAGEIGLDAFGWNIENVALVETLAEAAGHAEHLTLVPEFATGFTTDEQGAALTLAGGTTIRAGLVVAADGRNSKLRQIAGIDAKTWSYPQSAVTVILAHDREHRDTSTEFHTRHGPFTLVPLPGRRSSLVWVTSKEEAERLSSLDDAALALAIERQAQSHLGAMRIDGPRGLVPMSGLSVNRYWSRHLALVGEAAHVFPPIGAQGLNLGFRDVASLRDAVVDGHDAGHSAGSDETLTGYQRSRDLDVRLRTAAVDGLNRTLLTGMIPTDFLRGAGLLALSNIGPLRRIVMREGVLPRVGVPRLMQG; encoded by the coding sequence GTGACCGAGAACACCTATGACATTGCAGTGGTCGGCGCCGGAGCCGTGGGCCTGAGCGCTGCACTGGCCTTCGCTCGTGACGGATACGAGACCGTTCTCATCGGCGGCCTCGACGTACGCCGGGACGGGCGCACCGTCGCCCTGCTCAACGGCTCGGTTCGCTTCCTGGAAGCCCTCGGCGTATGGCCGGCGGTCGCTTCCGTAGCGTCGCCGCTGGAAATCATGCGCATCATCGACGACACGGGCAGCCTGTTTCGCCCGCCTCCGGCGTCGTTCCGGGCCGGAGAGATCGGCCTCGACGCCTTCGGCTGGAACATCGAGAACGTCGCCCTCGTCGAGACCCTGGCCGAGGCCGCCGGGCATGCCGAGCACCTGACCCTCGTTCCGGAATTCGCCACGGGTTTCACGACGGACGAGCAGGGCGCAGCCCTCACCCTGGCCGGCGGCACGACCATCCGCGCCGGCCTCGTGGTCGCGGCCGACGGGCGGAACTCGAAGCTGCGCCAGATTGCCGGGATCGACGCGAAGACCTGGTCCTATCCGCAATCCGCCGTGACGGTCATCCTGGCGCACGACCGGGAGCATCGCGACACGTCCACGGAATTCCACACCCGTCACGGTCCCTTCACCCTGGTGCCCCTGCCCGGCCGCCGTTCGAGCCTCGTCTGGGTCACCAGCAAGGAGGAGGCGGAGCGCCTCTCCAGCTTGGACGATGCGGCCCTAGCCCTCGCCATCGAGCGACAGGCGCAGTCGCATCTCGGCGCCATGCGCATCGACGGCCCGCGGGGGCTCGTGCCCATGAGCGGCCTCTCGGTCAACCGCTACTGGTCGCGCCATCTCGCCCTCGTGGGCGAAGCCGCCCACGTGTTCCCGCCTATCGGCGCCCAGGGCCTCAATCTCGGCTTCCGGGATGTCGCCTCGCTCAGGGACGCGGTTGTCGACGGCCACGACGCGGGCCACTCCGCCGGGTCGGACGAGACCCTGACAGGTTACCAGCGCAGCCGCGATCTCGACGTCCGGCTGCGCACGGCCGCCGTGGACGGCCTCAACAGGACGCTCCTCACGGGCATGATCCCGACCGATTTCCTGCGCGGCGCCGGGCTCCTGGCCCTGAGCAACATCGGTCCCTTGCGCCGGATCGTCATGCGCGAGGGCGTCCTCCCACGCGTGGGGGTGCCCCGGCTGATGCAGGGATAG
- a CDS encoding response regulator, producing the protein MNAMPKVLVVDDGDRDPDSALSMELAGMGYASVTTPFEAADDVLALIPSPAAVVLQMPRRAGWAERRRFLELANRLRKNLAESGTPVILTGGVSGAVTMLQNQLSMHAVAAQDI; encoded by the coding sequence ATGAACGCAATGCCGAAGGTTCTCGTCGTCGATGACGGCGACCGTGATCCCGACAGTGCTCTGTCGATGGAACTGGCCGGCATGGGATATGCGAGCGTCACGACCCCCTTCGAGGCCGCCGACGATGTTCTGGCCCTGATCCCGAGCCCGGCCGCCGTGGTGCTGCAGATGCCCCGTCGGGCCGGCTGGGCAGAGCGCCGGCGCTTCCTGGAACTCGCCAACCGCCTGCGCAAGAACCTGGCCGAGAGCGGCACTCCCGTGATCCTCACGGGCGGCGTGAGCGGCGCCGTCACGATGCTCCAGAACCAGCTCAGCATGCACGCTGTCGCGGCGCAGGATATTTGA
- a CDS encoding ABC transporter substrate-binding protein yields the protein MGLSLIRNLLIAAAFLVPASDPAAGFAQEVVRHGIAMHGEPGLAPDFEHLPYANPKAPRGGRITLALQGTFDSLNPLIVLGVAPDVVPRYVLQSLMMRSTDEPFTIYGLVARTVEMPDDRSSVTFNLDPRARFSDGHPLTAEDVRFSFEALKKYGKPFHRSSFSQVKAVEILDPHRIRFDLSGSNDRELPLLIGMTMPIFPAHATNLETFDRTSLTPPIGSGPYALTEVRPGERVVLTRRKDYWGEDLPVTRGLYNFDEIRYDFYRDANTLFEAFKAGLYDFRIEGDPGQWATGYDIPAIRDGRIVRETLTTRLPKGMNGFVFNTRKPLFADVRVREALGYLFDFDWVNRNLYFGQLTRSDSYFAGSDLAATGRPADERERALLAGFPGAVREDVLEGRWVPPAGDGSGRDREMARRALALLADAGWVLENDVLRRKDTGEPFAFEMLVNSRSQERLALNFSQSLSRIGVQARVRLVDDVQYWRRLARFDFDMVQWLWPGTPSPGNEQRNRWGSAAAQRGGSQNHAGVASPAVDRLIDSLLEAKTREDFVSSVRALDRTLLSGFYVVPLFYVKDQWLAYKSGLRRPDRTPLMGTNIDTWWWQPDASR from the coding sequence ATGGGCCTCAGCCTTATACGGAATCTGCTGATCGCCGCCGCTTTTCTCGTTCCTGCCTCGGACCCTGCAGCCGGGTTCGCGCAGGAGGTCGTGCGGCATGGCATCGCGATGCACGGGGAGCCTGGCCTGGCGCCGGATTTCGAGCACCTGCCCTATGCCAACCCGAAGGCACCAAGGGGCGGCCGAATCACGCTGGCCCTCCAGGGCACCTTCGACAGCCTCAATCCGTTGATCGTTCTCGGCGTCGCGCCGGACGTGGTGCCGCGCTATGTGCTCCAGAGCCTGATGATGCGCTCGACCGACGAGCCGTTCACGATCTACGGCCTCGTCGCCCGCACGGTCGAGATGCCGGACGACCGGAGCTCCGTCACCTTCAACCTCGATCCAAGGGCCCGCTTCTCCGACGGCCATCCCCTGACGGCGGAGGATGTGCGCTTCTCGTTCGAGGCGTTGAAGAAATACGGCAAGCCGTTCCACCGCTCCAGCTTCAGCCAGGTGAAGGCTGTCGAGATCCTGGACCCGCACCGCATCCGGTTCGACCTGTCCGGCTCCAACGACCGGGAGCTGCCGCTGCTCATCGGCATGACGATGCCGATCTTCCCGGCCCATGCGACGAACCTGGAGACCTTCGACCGGACCTCGCTGACGCCTCCCATCGGGTCCGGCCCCTATGCCTTGACGGAAGTGAGGCCCGGGGAGCGCGTCGTGCTGACCCGCCGCAAGGATTACTGGGGCGAGGATCTGCCCGTCACCCGGGGTCTCTACAACTTCGACGAGATCCGGTACGATTTCTACCGCGACGCCAACACCCTATTCGAGGCCTTCAAGGCGGGTCTCTACGATTTCCGGATCGAGGGCGATCCGGGTCAATGGGCCACGGGCTACGACATACCCGCCATCCGGGACGGCCGTATCGTCCGCGAGACCCTGACGACCCGGCTCCCCAAGGGCATGAACGGATTCGTTTTCAATACCCGCAAGCCCCTCTTCGCCGATGTCCGGGTCCGCGAGGCCCTGGGCTACCTGTTCGACTTCGACTGGGTGAACCGCAACCTCTATTTCGGCCAGCTCACCCGGTCCGACAGCTATTTCGCCGGTTCCGACCTCGCCGCCACGGGCCGGCCCGCCGACGAGCGGGAACGCGCCCTGCTGGCGGGTTTTCCCGGTGCCGTGCGCGAGGATGTCCTCGAAGGCCGATGGGTGCCGCCCGCCGGCGACGGCTCGGGCCGCGACCGGGAGATGGCGCGGCGGGCCCTCGCGCTTCTGGCCGATGCCGGATGGGTGCTCGAGAACGATGTCCTGCGGAGGAAGGACACGGGTGAGCCCTTCGCCTTCGAGATGCTGGTGAATTCGCGCTCGCAGGAGCGGCTCGCCCTCAACTTCTCGCAATCGCTGAGCCGGATCGGCGTCCAGGCCCGGGTGCGCCTCGTCGACGACGTACAGTACTGGCGCCGCCTCGCACGGTTCGACTTCGACATGGTCCAATGGCTCTGGCCCGGAACGCCCTCCCCGGGCAACGAGCAGCGCAATCGCTGGGGCTCGGCGGCGGCGCAGAGGGGCGGATCCCAGAATCACGCAGGTGTCGCGTCCCCGGCGGTCGACCGCCTGATCGACAGCCTGCTGGAAGCCAAGACCCGGGAGGATTTCGTCTCATCCGTGCGGGCGCTCGACCGCACCCTTCTGTCGGGATTCTATGTCGTTCCGCTGTTTTACGTGAAAGATCAGTGGCTTGCCTACAAGAGCGGCCTGCGGCGCCCCGACAGGACGCCGCTCATGGGAACGAATATCGATACCTGGTGGTGGCAGCCGGATGCGTCCCGATGA